A region of Argentina anserina chromosome 5, drPotAnse1.1, whole genome shotgun sequence DNA encodes the following proteins:
- the LOC126795789 gene encoding disease resistance protein RGA2-like: MKLILNAETEVKIFSSNLKAIQAVLEDAEKQHVENASLRNWLNGLNDVSYEMVDVLDKWNTEIMKQKAMRVCFSIASTCFCVAQVNRATHMYRTATEIKELNETLALISAQKKQFKEEATTDLLSKLLSESSEEVKRVSVIPIVGMGDGQNNSCPISFEQ; this comes from the exons ATGAAGTTGATTCTGAATGCTGAGACAGAGGTCAAAATATTCAGCAGCAATCTCAAAGCAATTCAAGCTGTGCTGGAGGATGCTGAGAAGCAGCATGTGGAGAATGCCAGCCTGAGAAACTGGTTAAATGGGCTCAATGATGTCTCGTACGAGATGGTTGACGTCCTTGATAAGTGGAATACTGAAATTATGAAGCAAAAGGCAATGAGAGTATGTTTCTCCATTGCATCGACTTGCTTTTGTGTTGCTCAAGTCAATAGGGCAACTCATATGTATAGGACTGCTACTGAGATAAAAGAGTTGAATGAAACGTTGGCTTTAATTTCTGCTCAGAAAAAGCAGTTTAA AGAAGAAGCAACAACTGATTTGTTGAGCAAGTTGTTGAGTGAGAGTAGTGAAGAAGTGAAAAGGGTCTCTGTCATCCCTATAGTGGGTATGGGGGATGGGCAAAACAACTCTTGCCCAATTAGCTTTgaacaatga